In Methanosarcinales archaeon, a single window of DNA contains:
- the rpiA gene encoding ribose-5-phosphate isomerase RpiA — MSSVKDRTGKSNTLEKKTVGHAVADLVKDGMVVGLGTGSTTAFAIEAIGLKVKQGLNILGIPTSYQSEMLAINCNIPLTTLAQNPVVDIAIDGADQVDKNLFVIKGGGAAHTNEKIVASSAKRFVVLVDKKKVVDILNHPVPLEVMPNALELVKKAVVELGGDPVLRMATRKDGPVITDNGNFIVDADFGEIDDPEQLGFELSGCVGVVEHGIFGNVDEVYVGMSDGGIEILKKR, encoded by the coding sequence ATGAGTTCAGTGAAGGATAGAACAGGAAAATCCAATACCCTTGAAAAAAAAACCGTTGGCCATGCTGTAGCAGACCTTGTGAAAGATGGAATGGTAGTTGGTCTTGGTACCGGTTCTACTACTGCTTTTGCCATTGAGGCCATTGGACTGAAGGTCAAACAAGGACTGAATATTCTTGGAATTCCTACATCCTATCAATCGGAAATGTTAGCGATCAATTGTAATATACCGCTTACAACACTTGCTCAGAACCCGGTAGTGGACATTGCAATTGACGGTGCTGATCAGGTAGATAAAAATCTATTTGTGATAAAAGGAGGTGGAGCTGCACATACTAATGAGAAGATTGTAGCCAGCTCTGCAAAGCGTTTTGTGGTGCTAGTTGATAAAAAGAAGGTTGTGGATATTCTAAATCATCCAGTTCCCCTGGAAGTTATGCCTAATGCCCTGGAACTGGTTAAAAAAGCGGTTGTAGAGCTTGGTGGGGATCCAGTGTTACGAATGGCTACACGTAAGGATGGGCCTGTAATAACTGATAATGGGAATTTTATAGTGGATGCTGATTTTGGGGAAATTGATGATCCTGAACAGCTGGGATTTGAATTGTCTGGATGTGTTGGGGTGGTAGAACATGGTATTTTTGGGAATGTGGATGAGGTTTATGTAGGCATGTCTGATGGTGGAATTGAGATATTAAAGAAGAGATGA